One genomic window of Halococcus sediminicola includes the following:
- a CDS encoding ATP-binding protein, translating to MSSPELDVVEFLLTTHVYNDDRERDADDLPPRYRRAFWSDDGIERPLAATESTAREATEIADPWSAVSGLMFTDHDEFSGSLSLTEPDMAREWFTERADGERIDENPTLAAVLEEGDYEAAREANRPVRADRVWIDSLLAEYFDEDDEEDDEMLDLVDVRAPEEVEMTLDDLVLTADQENEIVKIMKAIEHREYLATIGLREIGKLLYVGPPGTGKTTTARALAHELDLPFVEVKLSMVTSQYLGETAKNVEKTFEVAKRLSPCILFIDEFDFVAKTRNSDEHAALKRAVNTLLKSIDEISLINDEVLLIGATNHPDQLDAAAWRRFDEIVNFPKPDSLMRADILRIVTRNMDIEEFDPEALAADTEGLTGSDLRLVLREAVLDALTEERTTLTQDDLEAAVRDFEERDSLKDLDMIEGDHDALVAGGDISADGGSDGHDHGADDHAHDH from the coding sequence ATGAGCAGTCCGGAACTGGACGTCGTGGAATTCCTGCTCACGACACACGTCTACAACGACGACCGTGAGCGCGACGCCGACGACCTGCCGCCACGCTACCGCCGCGCGTTCTGGTCGGACGACGGCATCGAACGACCGCTCGCTGCCACCGAGAGCACCGCACGGGAGGCCACCGAGATCGCGGACCCGTGGAGCGCCGTCTCGGGGCTGATGTTCACCGATCACGACGAGTTCTCGGGGTCGCTGTCGCTGACCGAACCCGACATGGCCAGAGAGTGGTTCACGGAGCGCGCCGACGGCGAGCGCATCGACGAGAACCCGACGCTCGCAGCCGTCCTCGAAGAAGGTGACTACGAGGCTGCCCGCGAAGCCAACAGGCCGGTACGAGCCGATCGGGTGTGGATAGACAGCCTGCTGGCGGAGTACTTCGACGAGGACGACGAGGAAGACGACGAGATGCTCGACCTCGTGGACGTGCGCGCGCCCGAAGAGGTCGAGATGACTCTCGACGACCTCGTGCTCACGGCTGATCAGGAAAACGAGATCGTGAAGATAATGAAGGCCATCGAGCACCGCGAGTATCTCGCCACCATCGGCCTGCGCGAGATCGGGAAACTTCTGTACGTGGGGCCACCGGGGACGGGCAAGACGACCACGGCCAGAGCGCTCGCCCACGAACTCGACCTCCCCTTCGTCGAGGTGAAGCTGTCGATGGTCACGAGCCAGTATCTCGGGGAAACCGCGAAAAACGTCGAGAAGACCTTCGAGGTGGCCAAACGGCTCTCGCCGTGTATCCTCTTCATCGACGAGTTCGATTTCGTCGCCAAGACCCGCAACTCCGACGAGCACGCCGCCCTGAAGCGCGCGGTGAACACTCTGCTCAAATCAATCGACGAGATCAGCCTCATCAACGACGAAGTCCTCCTGATCGGCGCGACCAACCACCCCGACCAGCTCGACGCGGCGGCGTGGCGGCGCTTCGACGAGATCGTCAACTTCCCGAAGCCCGACTCGCTGATGCGGGCTGACATCCTCCGCATCGTCACCCGGAACATGGACATCGAGGAGTTCGACCCCGAGGCGCTGGCCGCCGACACCGAAGGACTCACCGGAAGTGACCTCCGGCTCGTGCTCCGCGAGGCCGTCCTGGATGCGCTCACCGAGGAGCGCACCACCCTGACACAGGACGACCTCGAAGCCGCTGTCAGGGACTTCGAGGAGCGCGACAGCCTGAAAGATCTCGACATGATCGAGGGTGACCACGACGCGCTCGTGGCCGGCGGCGACATTAGCGCCGATGGCGGCTCCGACGGTCACGACCACGGTGCCGACGACCACGCACACGACCACTGA
- a CDS encoding cation:proton antiporter domain-containing protein yields the protein MASGGAGLIALVAGIIALGIASQVLGDRFRVPSIIFLLTTGLVLGPVSGLVLPSRVISADTFGGALPAIVGLAVAIIVFEGAFHLRIEDLRQTSSATIRLATVGAAISLVGTAVVVHYALTAPWDVSFLVGALLVATGPTVIAPILEVVPVRDRVATTLETEGIVNDVTAAILAVVVFEVVFEASAGITAILVVFAIKLGVGIVVGTAVAIALWYLIRYVDLSPGNAPRNARLLVLAGALVAYGLANVWASEAGIAAVATAGLIVGNLDIPYEEDITDFKGDITLIVLSFVFIALAALLNFSDLPFGLGGLAVVITVMVVLRPLVVFLSTSGGRFTREERVFMSAIGPRGIIPASVATLFAVRLQAEGMGAAAETLVGTVFLVIFATVLVEGGLARYIAEYLDVIPMRAIIVGGGKVGRDLATRLDARGENVVIVEHDEENVETARREGFSVHIGDGTDRDVLQSAGAEKASTVVATTGDDDVNLLVAQLAATTFDTEQVIARVNQPENEDAFEELDVETISSPIATSWAIDNRIERPALWNWMTELGRSGDVQEFEVTAADVAGKTIAELASAIPEGCLIALVSRDGENKVPDGDFELEQGDRITLVGLNESVQDALERFHPAD from the coding sequence GTGGCATCTGGCGGAGCGGGGCTGATAGCGCTCGTCGCGGGTATCATCGCCCTGGGGATCGCCTCGCAGGTCCTCGGCGATCGCTTTCGCGTGCCGAGTATCATCTTCCTGCTGACGACGGGTCTCGTGCTCGGTCCGGTGTCGGGGCTGGTACTCCCCTCGCGGGTCATCAGCGCCGACACATTCGGCGGCGCGCTGCCGGCCATCGTCGGGCTTGCGGTCGCCATCATCGTCTTCGAGGGGGCATTCCACCTCCGCATCGAGGACCTCAGGCAGACCTCGTCGGCGACGATACGGCTCGCCACCGTCGGCGCGGCCATCTCACTGGTCGGCACCGCAGTCGTCGTCCACTACGCGCTCACGGCCCCGTGGGACGTCTCCTTTCTCGTCGGCGCGCTACTGGTGGCCACAGGACCAACGGTCATCGCGCCGATCCTGGAGGTGGTGCCGGTGCGCGACCGCGTGGCGACCACGCTCGAAACCGAGGGTATCGTCAACGACGTGACGGCGGCGATCCTCGCGGTCGTCGTCTTCGAGGTCGTCTTCGAGGCCTCGGCGGGAATCACCGCCATCCTCGTCGTCTTCGCCATCAAACTCGGCGTCGGCATCGTCGTCGGCACGGCGGTCGCCATCGCGCTCTGGTATCTCATCCGCTACGTCGACCTCTCGCCGGGCAACGCACCCCGGAACGCCCGCCTGCTCGTGCTCGCCGGTGCGCTGGTGGCCTACGGGCTGGCGAACGTCTGGGCCTCCGAGGCGGGCATCGCCGCCGTCGCCACCGCCGGTCTCATCGTCGGCAACCTCGACATTCCCTACGAAGAGGACATCACCGACTTCAAAGGCGACATCACGCTCATCGTGCTTTCGTTCGTGTTCATCGCGCTCGCCGCACTGCTCAACTTCTCGGACCTCCCGTTCGGACTCGGCGGGTTGGCGGTCGTCATTACTGTGATGGTCGTGCTCCGGCCGCTGGTCGTCTTCCTCTCGACGTCGGGCGGGCGGTTCACCCGCGAGGAGCGAGTGTTCATGAGTGCCATCGGCCCGCGGGGCATCATCCCCGCCTCCGTGGCGACGCTCTTTGCCGTGCGCCTCCAGGCCGAGGGGATGGGTGCGGCCGCCGAGACGCTCGTCGGCACCGTCTTCCTCGTCATCTTCGCCACAGTTCTAGTCGAGGGCGGGTTAGCCAGATACATAGCGGAGTATCTCGACGTGATTCCCATGCGTGCCATCATCGTCGGCGGCGGCAAAGTCGGACGCGACCTCGCCACGCGCCTCGATGCCCGCGGCGAGAACGTCGTCATCGTCGAACACGACGAAGAGAACGTCGAGACCGCCCGAAGGGAGGGATTCTCGGTTCACATCGGCGACGGGACCGACCGCGACGTCCTCCAGTCGGCGGGAGCCGAGAAAGCCTCGACGGTCGTGGCGACCACCGGCGACGACGACGTGAATCTGCTCGTGGCCCAACTAGCGGCCACCACCTTCGACACCGAGCAGGTCATCGCACGGGTCAACCAGCCCGAAAACGAGGACGCCTTCGAGGAACTCGACGTCGAGACCATCTCCTCGCCCATCGCCACCTCGTGGGCCATCGACAACCGCATCGAGCGGCCCGCACTCTGGAACTGGATGACCGAACTCGGCCGCTCGGGCGACGTCCAGGAGTTCGAGGTCACCGCTGCCGACGTCGCCGGCAAGACCATCGCCGAACTCGCGAGCGCCATCCCCGAAGGCTGTCTCATCGCACTCGTCAGCCGCGATGGCGAGAACAAGGTTCCAGATGGGGATTTCGAACTCGAACAGGGTGACCGCATCACGCTCGTCGGTCTCAACGAATCGGTCCAAGACGCTCTCGAACGGTTCCACCCTGCCGACTAA
- a CDS encoding KH domain-containing protein, with protein MRHVTIPQDRIGVLIGEGGATMRDIEERAGIRLDIDSETGSVGVESVDDPVQGLKGPDIVRAIGRGFAPEDALTLLEDEMMLLELIDIEAATRNDNDLTRKKGRLIGENGRTRQLMAELSGASVVIYGTTVGAIGTPEEVEVVRNAVEMILDGAPHGAVYSYLERKHNELKSPGMEYHQYTG; from the coding sequence ATGCGACACGTGACGATTCCGCAGGACCGCATCGGCGTCCTCATCGGCGAGGGCGGCGCGACGATGCGCGACATCGAGGAACGCGCGGGCATCCGTCTCGATATCGACTCCGAGACCGGCTCGGTCGGCGTCGAATCGGTCGACGACCCGGTACAGGGGCTGAAGGGTCCCGACATCGTCCGGGCCATCGGCCGCGGCTTCGCGCCCGAGGACGCCCTCACCTTGCTCGAAGACGAGATGATGCTGCTCGAACTCATCGACATCGAGGCCGCCACACGAAACGACAACGACCTCACGCGCAAGAAAGGCCGCCTCATCGGCGAGAACGGCCGCACACGGCAACTGATGGCCGAACTCTCCGGCGCGTCGGTCGTCATCTACGGCACCACCGTGGGTGCTATCGGCACGCCAGAGGAGGTCGAGGTGGTCAGAAACGCCGTCGAGATGATCCTGGATGGTGCGCCCCACGGCGCGGTCTACTCGTACCTCGAACGCAAGCACAACGAACTGAAGAGTCCCGGCATGGAATACCACCAGTACACCGGCTAA
- a CDS encoding MBL fold metallo-hydrolase encodes MEVTLLGTGDTTGTPTVGCDCDTCTAAREKDVERSRFSVHVRNERTDESLLVDVSPDFRQQFLDTDVRLPDAVLVTHIHFDHLDGLGNAFRLFSELPVHATDETDPKTGESVADTVSRKYDYLDALSVHGQRPLESFEACGFDVTLVPVSHPPLVCYGVVIERADAKLSITGDTSYAIPDASREKLADPDLLLADAIAPAAFCEHHPLGGGHHDSGDVPRTFGTKHMTREGALSLADELGATRTRLVHVSHFFPADEAFEEPLAVDGERYDL; translated from the coding sequence GTGGAGGTCACGCTCCTGGGAACCGGCGACACGACCGGCACACCGACCGTCGGCTGTGACTGCGACACCTGCACCGCCGCCCGCGAGAAGGACGTCGAGCGCAGTCGGTTTTCCGTCCACGTGCGCAACGAACGAACCGACGAGTCGCTACTCGTCGACGTGAGTCCCGACTTTCGCCAGCAGTTCCTCGATACCGATGTACGGCTCCCGGATGCGGTGCTCGTCACGCACATCCACTTCGACCATCTCGATGGACTGGGCAACGCCTTCCGACTCTTCTCGGAGCTGCCGGTCCATGCCACGGACGAGACCGACCCCAAAACGGGCGAGAGCGTCGCTGACACGGTGAGTCGAAAGTACGACTACCTCGACGCGCTCTCGGTACACGGGCAGCGTCCGTTGGAATCGTTCGAGGCGTGTGGCTTCGACGTGACGCTCGTTCCGGTATCCCACCCGCCGCTCGTCTGTTATGGGGTCGTCATCGAGAGGGCGGACGCAAAGCTCTCGATTACCGGCGACACGAGCTACGCGATTCCCGACGCATCGCGCGAGAAACTGGCCGACCCGGACCTCCTGCTCGCCGACGCCATCGCGCCGGCGGCGTTCTGTGAACACCACCCGCTCGGCGGCGGCCATCACGATTCGGGGGACGTGCCCCGAACCTTCGGCACGAAACACATGACCCGCGAGGGGGCGCTCTCGTTGGCCGACGAACTCGGAGCCACGAGAACGCGGTTGGTCCACGTCTCACATTTCTTTCCCGCCGACGAGGCATTCGAAGAGCCACTCGCGGTCGATGGCGAACGGTACGACCTCTGA
- a CDS encoding GNAT family N-acetyltransferase, with protein MEPTVREATDEDISGIQRVARRSWPETYGKFLTEAAIETILNDWYAADELDGQIATPENVYLVAETDDIGGYASAAPTANEEAQLYAIYVDPDHWDEGLGTALLDGVRDRLDDHGIRRLRVEVLAENSVGVSFYESRGFERTSEREREVGSQTLVEYVYYRDV; from the coding sequence ATGGAACCCACAGTCAGGGAGGCGACCGACGAGGACATCTCCGGCATCCAGCGTGTCGCGCGCCGCAGTTGGCCCGAGACCTACGGGAAGTTCCTGACCGAGGCGGCCATCGAGACCATCCTGAACGATTGGTACGCGGCCGACGAACTCGACGGTCAGATCGCCACACCGGAGAACGTCTATCTCGTCGCCGAGACCGACGACATCGGCGGTTACGCGAGCGCCGCGCCGACCGCCAACGAGGAGGCCCAACTCTATGCGATCTACGTCGACCCCGACCACTGGGACGAGGGTCTCGGCACGGCGCTGCTCGACGGCGTTCGTGACCGTCTCGACGACCACGGCATTCGGCGGCTGCGCGTCGAGGTGCTCGCCGAGAACTCGGTGGGTGTCTCCTTCTACGAATCGCGCGGGTTCGAGCGCACCAGCGAGCGCGAGCGCGAGGTCGGCTCGCAGACGCTCGTCGAGTACGTCTACTACCGCGACGTGTGA
- a CDS encoding universal stress protein, whose product MSEARDLFEVVVLPVASAEDARTTCAGAAAHLRRAGGRAIVVHVIEGTAPSDGTHPEHAAETFAAAREAFGGGDVTVETRLEYGESIPEVVFAVADEVDASAIAFTPRAGGRWLKLLSGDLTSALVTDSERPVVVLPDGHE is encoded by the coding sequence GTGAGCGAGGCCAGAGACCTCTTCGAGGTCGTGGTGTTGCCGGTGGCGAGCGCCGAGGACGCACGCACCACCTGCGCCGGCGCGGCGGCCCACCTCCGCCGAGCGGGCGGGCGCGCGATCGTCGTCCACGTCATCGAAGGTACTGCGCCGTCCGACGGTACACACCCCGAACACGCCGCAGAGACGTTCGCAGCCGCCCGCGAGGCGTTCGGTGGGGGCGACGTCACCGTCGAGACGCGTCTCGAATACGGCGAATCGATCCCCGAGGTCGTCTTCGCCGTGGCCGACGAGGTGGACGCCAGCGCCATCGCGTTCACGCCACGCGCCGGCGGCCGCTGGCTCAAACTCCTCTCAGGTGACCTGACGAGCGCGCTCGTCACCGACAGCGAGCGGCCGGTCGTGGTGCTGCCGGACGGACACGAATAA
- a CDS encoding thiolase family protein translates to MVDTTPVVAAAYRTPQGKEDGVFSEVRSEDLSIPLINEILADTGLAGEDVDDLMWGCAQQRGEQGNNVARVISLLSDLGESVPATTINRWCASSAQSIISASDAIRAGQRDAIIAGGVENMSRTKMGQNSQNVHPRLNEAHNVAALQMGMTAEEVAERYDVSREQQDEYAARSQQRAVEATEDGRFDDEIVPIDNGEDQIDTDEGLRPGTTAEKLADLPTVFKSDGTVTPGNASQVSDGASATLITSRDFAEDHGLDVLAEVGSNNVAGVEPEVMGIGPVPATEGLLERTGKNIDDYGLVELNEAFASQTLYCQRELGIDDEIFNVNGGAIAIGHPLGASGARLPVTLIHEMEKRGVERGLATECVGFGQGAAIEFSR, encoded by the coding sequence ATGGTCGATACGACCCCGGTCGTCGCGGCGGCGTACCGCACCCCCCAAGGCAAGGAGGACGGCGTCTTCTCGGAGGTCAGGAGCGAGGACCTCTCGATCCCCCTCATCAACGAGATCCTCGCCGACACAGGGTTGGCGGGCGAGGACGTCGACGACCTGATGTGGGGCTGTGCCCAGCAGCGCGGCGAGCAGGGCAATAACGTCGCGCGGGTCATCTCGCTGCTGTCGGATCTGGGCGAATCCGTCCCGGCGACCACCATCAACCGCTGGTGTGCCTCCTCGGCTCAATCGATCATCTCGGCCTCGGACGCGATCCGGGCCGGCCAGCGCGACGCCATCATCGCCGGCGGCGTCGAGAACATGAGCCGGACGAAGATGGGCCAGAACTCACAGAACGTCCATCCCCGGCTGAACGAGGCCCACAACGTCGCCGCGCTCCAGATGGGGATGACCGCCGAGGAGGTCGCCGAGCGCTACGACGTTTCGCGCGAACAGCAGGACGAGTACGCCGCTCGCAGCCAGCAGCGCGCCGTCGAGGCCACCGAAGACGGCCGTTTCGACGACGAAATCGTACCCATCGACAACGGTGAGGACCAAATCGACACCGACGAGGGACTCAGACCGGGCACCACGGCCGAAAAGCTCGCCGACCTCCCGACGGTATTCAAATCCGACGGAACCGTCACACCGGGCAACGCCTCGCAGGTCTCCGATGGGGCCTCCGCGACGCTCATCACGAGCCGCGACTTCGCCGAGGATCACGGCCTCGACGTGCTCGCCGAAGTCGGCTCGAACAACGTCGCGGGCGTCGAACCCGAAGTAATGGGAATCGGTCCCGTGCCCGCCACCGAGGGACTGCTCGAACGCACGGGGAAGAATATCGACGACTACGGTCTCGTGGAACTCAACGAGGCGTTCGCCTCGCAGACGCTCTACTGCCAGCGCGAACTCGGTATCGACGACGAGATATTCAACGTCAACGGCGGCGCGATCGCCATCGGTCACCCGCTCGGCGCGAGCGGCGCGCGCCTGCCGGTGACGCTGATTCACGAGATGGAAAAGCGCGGCGTCGAGCGCGGGCTCGCCACCGAATGCGTCGGCTTCGGACAGGGTGCAGCCATCGAGTTTTCGCGCTGA
- a CDS encoding ABC transporter permease: MSTVEAGNSNGFLVDVWINLKRWLVKTTRNPFVVVGSLVQPVIFLVLFTEVFGGAVGGALSQALGPDISYVTYLTPAIIIQSALVAAAGSGIGLVDDMENGMFEKVLVSPINRAAMFLGKSLSEIVRIIVQTLIILALGYVLLWFDTGGAVGTYIETGILGALGIILIAIVFAVWFTAFSNIVALVTEDQESTIIGANLLQFPLLFVSSAFLPVDILPNWVQTVATFNPITYGVDAARALMLGRDVLTVIDVTAFGGIWNTLIPSFAILLALDVALGAIAVRFLNRASSSSAQ, encoded by the coding sequence ATGAGCACCGTCGAGGCGGGCAACAGCAACGGCTTTCTCGTCGACGTCTGGATAAACCTCAAGCGCTGGCTGGTCAAAACCACCCGCAACCCGTTCGTCGTCGTCGGCTCGCTCGTCCAGCCGGTCATCTTTCTGGTGCTCTTTACCGAGGTGTTCGGCGGCGCGGTCGGCGGCGCGCTCAGTCAGGCGCTCGGTCCGGACATTTCCTACGTGACCTATCTTACTCCTGCTATCATCATCCAGTCGGCGCTCGTCGCCGCAGCCGGTTCGGGCATCGGACTCGTCGACGACATGGAGAACGGCATGTTCGAGAAGGTGCTCGTCTCGCCCATCAACCGCGCGGCGATGTTCCTCGGGAAGTCGCTCTCGGAGATCGTGCGCATCATCGTCCAGACGCTCATCATCCTCGCGCTCGGCTACGTCCTGCTCTGGTTCGATACTGGAGGAGCCGTCGGCACCTACATCGAGACCGGAATTTTGGGCGCGCTCGGCATCATCCTCATCGCCATCGTCTTCGCGGTCTGGTTCACCGCCTTCTCGAACATCGTCGCGCTCGTCACCGAAGACCAGGAGTCGACCATCATCGGCGCGAACCTGCTCCAGTTCCCGCTCCTGTTCGTCTCCAGCGCCTTCCTGCCGGTCGATATCCTGCCGAACTGGGTCCAGACCGTCGCCACGTTCAATCCCATCACCTACGGCGTCGACGCCGCCCGCGCGCTGATGCTCGGGCGCGATGTCTTGACGGTGATCGACGTGACAGCCTTCGGCGGCATCTGGAACACCCTGATCCCATCCTTTGCCATCCTGCTCGCGCTCGATGTCGCCCTCGGCGCGATCGCGGTGCGATTCCTGAACCGGGCGTCGAGTTCGAGCGCGCAGTAA
- a CDS encoding TetR/AcrR family transcriptional regulator translates to MKSEPFGEEPDGTREAIMAATYRALCEHGYADLTIAHIGAEFDKSVSLVYHHYDGKDDLLVDFLGYMLDQFRTEVAVEDGEDPRAQLRASLAGVRTGPLAADRREFTSALTELRAQATHDPAFREQFAKTDAFFRECIASVVRAGIERGVFHEVDPEQVATMLMTAVNGAMLTRVTTDASVTPVLDELDAYIESRLVVEENGRGVEDGS, encoded by the coding sequence ATGAAGTCGGAACCCTTCGGCGAGGAGCCGGACGGGACTCGCGAGGCGATCATGGCCGCGACCTACCGTGCGCTGTGCGAACACGGCTACGCGGATCTCACCATCGCCCACATCGGCGCGGAGTTCGACAAGAGCGTCTCGCTGGTCTATCACCACTACGACGGCAAGGACGACCTGCTGGTGGATTTCCTGGGCTACATGCTCGACCAGTTCCGAACCGAAGTCGCCGTCGAGGACGGCGAGGACCCGCGCGCACAGCTACGCGCGTCGCTTGCCGGCGTGCGCACTGGCCCGCTCGCGGCCGACCGCCGTGAATTCACGAGCGCCCTCACCGAACTCCGGGCGCAGGCGACCCACGACCCGGCGTTCCGCGAGCAGTTCGCAAAGACGGACGCGTTCTTCCGCGAGTGCATCGCAAGCGTCGTGCGTGCTGGCATCGAACGGGGCGTCTTTCACGAGGTCGACCCCGAACAGGTGGCCACCATGCTGATGACGGCAGTCAACGGGGCGATGCTCACCCGTGTGACGACCGACGCGTCGGTGACGCCCGTGCTCGACGAACTCGACGCGTATATCGAATCACGATTGGTCGTCGAAGAAAACGGTAGAGGCGTTGAAGACGGTTCTTAG
- a CDS encoding ABC transporter ATP-binding protein, which produces MNAIEATGVELTYSDGTEAVRGIDLAIPEGEFFGFLGPNGAGKTTAIKTFTTLLYPTAGTVTVNGFDVIEEAQSVRETIGYMAQETSVDEELTARENIKFACEAYGVSRDERKARIDELLDLVDLADVADKEATEFSGGMKKRLDVATALVHEPPLVFLDEPTTGLDPKARIRLWEYFREINEQGTTVFLTTQYLEEADELCDRLSVIQDGKIVATDAPDTLKSEVGGDVLAITIDDASEERRARAEEVARESGLFADGTVERTDDGISVASEHARSRGTDLLVALRDAGFTVTGFDVRSPTLDDVFLAITGEPASEDEETSADIEQSAAPEAAR; this is translated from the coding sequence ATGAATGCCATCGAAGCCACGGGTGTCGAACTCACCTATTCCGATGGGACCGAGGCGGTGCGTGGCATCGACCTCGCGATCCCGGAGGGCGAGTTCTTCGGCTTTCTCGGGCCGAACGGTGCTGGCAAGACGACAGCCATCAAGACCTTCACCACCCTGCTCTATCCGACCGCCGGCACGGTGACGGTCAACGGGTTCGACGTCATCGAGGAGGCCCAATCCGTTCGGGAGACCATCGGCTATATGGCTCAAGAGACCAGCGTCGACGAGGAACTCACCGCCCGCGAGAACATCAAGTTCGCCTGCGAGGCCTACGGCGTCTCCCGGGACGAGCGCAAAGCGCGCATCGACGAACTGCTCGATCTCGTGGATCTGGCCGACGTCGCCGACAAGGAGGCGACGGAGTTCTCGGGCGGGATGAAAAAGCGCCTCGACGTGGCGACCGCGCTCGTCCACGAACCACCCCTCGTGTTTCTCGACGAACCCACAACGGGACTGGACCCCAAGGCCAGGATCCGCCTCTGGGAGTACTTCCGCGAGATCAACGAGCAGGGGACGACCGTATTCCTCACGACGCAGTATCTGGAGGAGGCCGACGAACTCTGCGACCGGCTCTCGGTGATCCAAGATGGGAAGATCGTCGCCACGGACGCGCCCGACACGCTGAAATCCGAGGTCGGCGGCGACGTGCTCGCCATTACGATCGACGACGCGAGCGAGGAACGGCGAGCGCGCGCCGAGGAGGTCGCCCGCGAGTCGGGGCTGTTCGCGGACGGCACGGTCGAGCGCACCGACGACGGCATCAGCGTCGCCTCCGAGCACGCCCGCAGCCGCGGGACCGACCTGTTGGTGGCACTCCGTGACGCCGGCTTCACCGTCACGGGATTCGACGTGCGCTCACCGACGCTGGACGACGTGTTCCTCGCCATCACTGGCGAACCGGCGAGCGAGGACGAGGAAACGAGTGCCGACATCGAGCAATCGGCCGCGCCGGAGGCCGCCCGATGA